The Lasioglossum baleicum chromosome 7, iyLasBale1, whole genome shotgun sequence genomic sequence ATTTGTTGCAATGTATAATCACGGACAACGCTCGGTGAATACTCGACGATGTATGTCAATATATCTATACTGGCTGTTTTCGTTTGGGCATCGTTCATTGCCAATGTGATTTCCAGTGCCGGTAAAATACCAAGGGCTGTTAAAGTTTTATAAAAGGCCTCCTTCCCTGGCGGCTGCAGATTCTGAGAAAAGTTACAAAACTCCTTTAAGAAAAGAACTAGATCCCGTCGTTTACTATCGGATGTTGCCTCGTCCGTTAACTGACGGAACAATTCGGTGAGAAACTTCTCGTCGTCCTGTATGAGGGTCACTATCTCGaccttattaaaaaatataaagctgCTCAACGTGTTCAACATGTTGTCCTCGAATACGCTCGGCGTTGGTAAAACTACGTCCTGTATGTACTGAACCCGGTACGTCTGGTGTATCTTCGCCAACAATTCCGCATTTGTGATAGGAATCGCTTGCTTAAATCTGGCTAACTGTCGCAGGTATTCTCTATGCCTCTTTGGCTGAGGTAATGTCGGCTCATACTCCAGGCAACCAACAACATCGAAGATCGTGTCATCGCTGAACATTACTTCAAACAGAGTGTTCTTATTGAGtaagaaaatattcttgaatATGTCATAGAGATGATGCAATCCTTCGATGTTCTCCAAATCCTCGCACGTATGAAATAGATTCAACAGTTTCTTGATATAGCCCTCAGATTCTAATGCTAACGCCAACTTGTCTTTCCTCATCTGAGAAGATAAACAATTTCCTATTAATTCGTTAATATCTTCCAACCGGCTTAATTCACACGGAGGCAGTTCTATGGGGGGTGCAGTATCCGGCATATCATCGAACCGCTCATCTTCCGATTCTTCTACAATATCCTGGGTGATTTCCACAGACGGATCCTTGCCCTGAACTTGGCAGATCTTCTCCCAAATCTCATCACAGCCAGCCTTTTCTTGAAAACTTAAGGCTAAATCAAAGTTATCTCCTTCTGACCATACTATTAATGTATcctgaaacgaaaaacaaatTATTGTAATCAGTTCATCCATAATTTATATATTCTCATATTCTACAACGAAAAATTAGTATTTCTTCTATTTAAATTCATAATTTATAACAATGCCATTACCTGCTGTTTTTGATATGCAGTGTCAGGTTGTATTCTACTTTCCAACAAAACAGAACCATCACTCTCAGCTCTGACTAAAAGCGAAATTCCTTTCAATCTATCTACGTACGAAGAGGATACATGACCCGTGCCACGATCGTCCCATTGTCTGTCTGCATTAAGCGCGTACAGCTTTACTCTTCTGCGTGTATCCGTCATATTGTAAGCTAACTTATGCACGCTGTCCTAGAAAATCACCAACA encodes the following:
- the Flfl gene encoding serine/threonine-protein phosphatase 4 regulatory subunit 3 flfl isoform X2 gives rise to the protein MTDTRRRVKLYALNADRQWDDRGTGHVSSSYVDRLKGISLLVRAESDGSVLLESRIQPDTAYQKQQDTLIVWSEGDNFDLALSFQEKAGCDEIWEKICQVQGKDPSVEITQDIVEESEDERFDDMPDTAPPIELPPCELSRLEDINELIGNCLSSQMRKDKLALALESEGYIKKLLNLFHTCEDLENIEGLHHLYDIFKNIFLLNKNTLFEVMFSDDTIFDVVGCLEYEPTLPQPKRHREYLRQLARFKQAIPITNAELLAKIHQTYRVQYIQDVVLPTPSVFEDNMLNTLSSFIFFNKVEIVTLIQDDEKFLTELFRQLTDEATSDSKRRDLVLFLKEFCNFSQNLQPPGKEAFYKTLTALGILPALEITLAMNDAQTKTASIDILTYIVEYSPSVVRDYTLQQINNTEQDQMLINVIVAQLVGDSDPELGGAVQLAGVLRLLLDPENMLASVNKSEKTDFLNYFYKNSIGTLIAPLLANTIGDRPAREDYRTVQLLGLILELLSFCVEHHTYHIKNCILNKDLLKRILVLMKSTHTFLVLCALRFMRKIVALKDEFYNRYIIKGNLFAPVFDAFVRNNGRYNLLDSAILEMFEFIKLEDIKSLCSHVVENFSKELEAIDYVQTFKALKLRYEQHQDKLKDRDRAALDSVPSILRNSRYRRDQRQLDEEEEMWFNEEEDFDEDSKSHHQQQQQQQSVLNNNTANNNITSQQSQINNSTAATNESPIPSEVNPNSTTGTVEKTGTALFKKGLVDYEADSDEEDEDTEVTPTPKRPRLS